In the Deltaproteobacteria bacterium genome, CGACGCACACACTTGGCCTATATCGAACCAACTCCAACAAGGTGGGGTTCCGCTATGGCCAGGTTTCTAACTTACGACCTCAACCCAACGCACTACCCTGACATAATCGCGTTGCTGTTAACATGACATATTGACGTTGCCACGACAGACAATGAAATTTTCAAAGTTGGCGCGGAGTTTTAATTGAAAACAACGATCTATCATGGTACCCCAACAAGGTGTCGGCAAAACTCAAAAGTCTTGAAGAACTGTCCACCATCGCGGCCCAAGCCCGTCGTGACGGTAAGTCGGTGGTCTTCACCAACGGCTGCTTCGATATTTTGCATCGCGGCCATGTGCACACGTTAAGGGAAGCGCGCGCGCTGGGCGATTTATTGATCGTCGCGCTCAATAGCGATCGATCGGTCAAAGCGATCAAAGGCCCGCGGCGCCCGATTTTATCGCAAATCGACCGCATTGAGTTGATCGGCGCAATGGAGATGGTAGACTACGTCGTTCTGTTCGACGAACCCAATCCCTATAAGTTAATCGTTGCGATCAAGCCCAAGGTGTTGGCAAAAGGCGGGGACTGGAGCGCCGATAAAGTGATCGGCGCGGATGTGATCGAGCAGGCCGGCGGACGAGTGGAACTCATCCCCTACTTAAAGGGATTTTCAACTAGCGGAATAATCGAAAGGATACTCAAGGAAAATGGCTAGAATTTGTCGGATCTGCGGTAAAGGACGTTCAACCGGACTCAAGGTTAGTCACGCCAACAATAAAACTAAACGCTCGTGGAAGCCGAATTTGCAGCGCGTGCACGGCAACTTCGACGGCCAGATCAAACGGCTCTTGGTCTGCACCGACTGCATTCATTCCGGCCGGGTAAAAAAAGTTGCGTAACGCGCCGTGCTGAGTTGGCGCTGAAGACCTTGCGGTCGCTCACCGGCGCGAAGTCTCAGTGCAGCTCCTCTTTGGGCGCCTGATCCGCTTCCACTTTGATCCCCGAGCGGCCACGGCCGCGCACCGCTTTGTAGACGCCCTTCACTTTGGAAATGTTCAGCAACACCTCTTTGAGGTGTTCAGAGTTCTTAATCATTACCTCGAAAGTATTGACCGCGCGATGGGCTGAGAAGGTGCGGATCTGCGCCCGCACGATGTTCGCCTCGGCGCTGGTGATCGCCGCGCTGATCGCCGCCAGCAATCCCGGTTTATCGATACAGCTCACTTCGATCTTCACCGGCCTCGGTGCCTGAATATTTACTTCCCAATGCACTTCGATCTTGCGATGGGGATCGCTCTCCAGAACCGTCGGACAACCCACCGTGTGCACCGTCACGCCGCGGCCGCGGGTGATAAAGCCGACTATCTGTTCGCCGGGCAGCGGATGGCAGCACAGGGCTAAACGCACCAGCACGTCGTCAACTCCCTTAACGCGAATCCCTAGACCGCGCTGTTGCTTTGAAACTAAGCGAAACAACGATTGCAGCGAGCCATCGGCTTTCTTCGACACCGTGGCTTCGAGCTTATCGGCGGGCAACAGTATCGCCAAGACATTGCGCGTCGTCAGCCGGCCGTAACCCAGCGCCGCGAACAACGCCTCTTCATCCTTAACGCCAAGATCTTTCAGTAAGCCATCGAATTTGCCATCAGCGCGCAGACTCGCGCAATCGAGTTGGTAATGATGCAAATCGCTTTCGAGCATTTCCCGGCCGAGGAGCACGCTCCGTTCGCGCTGTTGGGCTTTGAGCCAGTTGCGGATTTTCGATTTGGCGCGCGGCGTCTTGACCCACTTGAGCCAATCCCGCGCCGGCGTTTGCTGCGCCGTGGTAATAATTTCCACCGTATCGCCGCTGCGCAGGATGTAACGCAGCGAAACCACCTGGCCATTGATGCGCGCGCCGGAACAGCGCTGGCCGACCTCGCTGTGAATCCGATAGGCGAAATCGATCACCGTGGCGCCCTTGGAGAAATTCAGCAGATCGCCCTTGGGCGTGAAAACGTACATGGATGTCGAAAACAGATCTTCCTTGAGGCTATGCAAAAACTCCTGCGGGTCGTTGAGATTCTCCTGCCATTCCAAAAGTTGGCGCAGCCAGGCGAAGCGGCTAAAGTCGCCGATCTGAAAGTCTTCGCCGTCTTTGTAACGCCAATGGGCGGCGATGCCTTCCTCGGCGACCCGATGCATGTCGTGGCTGCGGATTTGAATCTCGATGCGCTCGCCGTAGGGTCCGATCACGCTGGTGTGCAGCGACTGATACATATTGGGTTTGGGCAGCGCGATGTAATCTTTAAACCGTCCCGGCACCGGGCGCCATTGTTCGTGCACCACGCCGAGGGTCTCGTAACATTCCCGCGCCGTGTCGACGAGAATGCGAAAACCGACCAGGTCGTAGATCTGATCGTAGAGCAGATCCTGGCTCTCCATCTTTTGATAAATGCTGTAGAAATGCTTCGGCCGGCCGCTCACCTCGGCTTCGATGCCCTCGCCTTCGAGCTTCTTGGTAATGATCGTGCTGACCTCGTCGATATATTTTTTCCGGTCGATGTTTTTCTTGGCGACGTTGCGTTTGAGCTGATAGTAAATTTCCGGATGCAAATGTTTGAGGGCAAGATCCTCGAGCTCGGTCTTGATCCAGGCGATGCCAAGCCGGTGCGACAGCGGCGCGTAAATATCTAACGTCTCTTGCGCCGTGATGATTTGCTTATAGCGCGGCAGGTGGTCGAGGGTGCGCATGTTGTGCACTCGGTCGGCCAACTTGATGAGAATCACCCGCACATCCTTGCCCATGGCGAGAAGCATTTTACGGAAATTCTCCGCCTGCTTTTCTTCGTGGCTGGTAAAACTCGGACGGCCCAACTTGGTCACGCCGTCGACCAGAGCGGCGACTTCCTTGCCGAACAAGCTTTTGATCTCGTCCAGCGTCGCCAGCGTGTCTTCCACCGTGTCGTGCAGCAAAGCACCTACCACACTGGGGACGTCGAGCTTCAACTCGGCGATGATGCCCGCCACCGCCATGGGATGGTTTAAATAGGGTTCGCCGGAAAGGCGCATCTGGCCCTGATGCACCTTGGCACTGAACTCGTAGGCCGAATGAATCAGCTGGACATCCGCACCCGGATAGTAGGCTTGGACCTTATCAACCAGATCGGTGATTTTACTGTCCTTCATGGTTCTCTTATCCAGCTTCAGGACTGCCGCGTAGCGGCGCAAGCCGCCAGTTTCGCGACCGCGAGGTACGCGCCCGCTCGGCAACGACGATGGCGCTCAAGGTCTTGACCGCCTCGCCGACTTGTCGATTGACGACGTAATAATCATACTTGATCAGCTCGCCGATTTCACCCCGGGCGTTGGCGAGGCGGCGCTGAATGATTTTCTTGTCATCGGTGCCGCGCGCCGACAGGCGCCGCTTTAACTCGGCCATGGATGGCGGCAAGACGAATACCGCCACGGCGTCGGGATAGCGCCGCTTGATCTCTCGTGCGCCTTGGACGTCGATGTCGAGTAAAATATCCCGCCCCGCCTTGACCGCTTGATCCAAAGGCTTTTTCGGCGTGCCGTAAAAATAGTCATGCACCTGCGCCGATTCCGCGAATTCGCCGCGCCTTTTAAGCCCGTCGAATTGACGCTCGCTAATGAAGCGATAATCCCGGCCGCGAATCTCACCGCGGCGCGGCGCCCGCGTGGTGCATGAAACCGACAGGCTGATTTCCGGATAGATCTGACGCAGACCGTTATAAAGCGTAGTTTTGCCGGCGCCGGACGGCGCCGAGAGAATAAAAATAATCCCTTGCCGGTGGGCAAGCGGACGAGCAGGCGCTTTCATTCGACGTTCTGAGTTTGCTCGCGGACTTTTTCGACCCGCTCTTTGCCCTTGAGCACCAGTTGCGTCACCGGCATGTAAGCGACTTTCGAACTAATGGTGTTGAGCTCGCGGTTCACTTCCTGAAGCATGAAGTCAATGCGCTTGCCGACCGGTTCGCGCTCGCGCACGACTTTAGCCAGCGCGACCACGTGGGTCTTCAATCGGACGATCTCTTCGTTGATATCCCCTTTGAACATCACGCCGGAATTTTCCGCTAGACTACGATCGTCATGCGCGTCGGCGTTTTTTTGCGGCCGAATCCCGTTCTCCGCCGCCCGCGCTTCGATCTGCACGGCGACTTTACGCAACTCGTCGATCTGCGATTCCATATCGGCGCGCAGATGGGCGCCCTCCCGCTCACGGGATTGTTCGAGTTTTTTTAGTGCGCCGCCAAGCGCCTTGAGCACCGCCAAACGTTCCTCGGCAACGTTGACCTCGACTTCGCGCAGCTGAAATAATTCTGGAATCGTCGAAAGCAGCGACACCCCGATTTCGCCAGCGAGTTTGAACTTTTTCTTGAGCTGGCTCACTCCGGCGATGTACTGGCCGACCAGAGCTTCGTCCATTTCCAACTTGCGGCTCTGGCCCTTGGCGGCGTAACGATTGACGAACAGATCGATGCGGCCGCGGGAAATCTTTTCGCGCACCACCTTGCGGATTTCTTCTTCAACGGACAACAGTTCCCGCGGCGCGCGCACCTGCAAATCGAGATGTCGATGGTTGACGCTGCGAATCTGCACCGTCACCTTGGCGCCTTTGATGTTCTGCGAAGCCTCGCCATAACCGGTCATGCTTTTCATAGTCGTTCCTTGATGATACTCCGTTTAAGATTTTCCGCCGGGACCGCCACCGTACCCACTTCATCGCCGACAAAGCCCGCCGCCAGATTGGCCAACACTGCCGCTTGTTCGTAGCTAGCGCCCGAGGCCAACGCCAGCGCGCACACCGCCACCACCGTGTCCCCCGCTCCGGTGACTTCAAACACATCGCGCGGCGCGGTGGGAAAATGTTTGACCTTCACCCGCGGCCGAAACAAACTCATGCCATCGGCACCGCGGGTGATCAGCACCGCCTGGGCTTGCCACTTGCGCACCAGTTTGGCGCCGGCCGTTAGTAAAGAAGCTTGGTCGTCGATGGCGATTGCCGACGCTTCGCTGGCTTCGCTCTTGTTCGGCGTCACCAACGTCGCGAACCGATAGTGTTGGTAATTTTCTTTTTTCGGATCGATCACGCAAATTATTTTCTTCGCCTTCGCCCGCACCGCGATGGCATCGAGCAACTCGTTATGAATCACGCCCTTGCCATAATCGGAAAGCACCACGGCATCGAAATCGTCGAGCCGCGCGACGATCCGCTCGCGCAGCTTGCGCAGCGTCGCCGGCGCCACCGCCTGGCGGCTTTCGCGGTCGAGGCGGACGATTTGCTGCTGGTGCGGACTGGCGATGACCCGGGTCTTTTGAATCGTATGATAATTGGCATCGACGACCACGCCCGATGTGGACGCGTTGACATCGTGCAACGCGGCAACGATGCGCTTGCCCGCGTTGTCCCGGCCGACGATGCCGCATGCGGCAACCCGCCCGCCCAAAGAGCGCACGTTATGAATCACGTTGGCCGCGCCGCCGAGCCGAGAATCTTCCGAAGCCACGCGCAGCACCGGTACCGGCGCTTCCGGCGAGATGCGCTCGACTTCACCGCGGATGAAACGATCGAGCATGAGGTCGCCGATCACCAGTAAATGGGTGCGGGAAAACTTTTCGACGATAGATAAAAGAGATTCACTCATCGCGTTTCAGTTTGATCGGAACCGGAGCCATCCAGCAGCTCATAATAGTAAGCTTCATTGCGTCGGGCCATTTGTTCTAGAGTGTAATGCTGCCGTGCGCGCTCCGCGCCTTTACATCCCAATGTCAGCGCTAACTCGGGATCGCCGACTATTCTCTCGATGGCGTCGGCCAATCTACTGGCATCTTTGGGCTCGACTAAAAGACCCGTGACACCATCCAACACCGACTCCACCAAACCGCCGACACGGGTCGCGATGACCGGCTTGCCCGCCGCCATCGCTTCCAAAACCGCCACACCCAAACCTTCGAACAGCGACGGCATGACAAACAGGTCGATGGCCGCGAAAAACGCCGCGGTGTCGGTAACAAACCCAGCGAATCGAACCTGATCGGCGATGCCGAGTTCCGCCGCCAGCCGTTCCAAGCTCTGCCGCTCGGCGCCATCTCCGGCAATCCGATATTGCAAATTCATCCCGCGAGTTTTCAATTGCGCCGCCGCTTCGAGCAAGAAACGATGACCTTTGCGCTCCTCCAAAACTCCCATGCTGCCAACGACTATTTCATCGGCAGTTCGTTGAATAGTCCTTCGACCAAGGGCAAACTTGTCGACGTCAATACCACTGGTGATAGTCCTAATTTTCTGCGGGTTGACGCCGGCCGCGATCAACAACTCGGCAATATTCTGGGAAATCGCTACGACGCCGTCGACCCGTTTGTTGTAAAGACAATGGGTATACCAATTGCGCGCCTCGGGATAGTCCATGCGCCGCGTGACAACGTAGCGCGGCCCGCGCGGTAACCAAAGTGCCAGGGCATGGGCACGCTTGGTATGAAAGTGGACGATGTCGAAGCCGCCCAGTCGAATCAGCCTGCGCAGTTTGGGAATACATCTGAGATCGAGATCGTTACGAATCACCGCGCCGTGGCGCGAAACATCGAGGGTTTCGCAGGCAGCGAACAACTTGCCATTGGGATGGCCGACCAGTTCGTTGCGATGACCACCCTGGGCGGCGAGATACTTGAGTAAACCCAAAACTTGCGCTTCGCCGCCGCCCCAATTGCGCTCAGGATCGATGTGCAGGATCTTGAGCGCGCGCTTATGGCCGCTCGCGCTCAATTTTCTTTTTCTCCTCTAATTCTAATTCCCACAACTTAGCATACTTGAGAAAAACGTAAACCGCCGCGGTGAGCGCCACGTAAAATCCGCCGAAACCTTCTAGGAAACCACGCTTAAGAATGTAAGAGCGAAAAAATCGCACCGCCGGCCTGAGCAAGGCATCGCTCAAGCGCCAACGGGCGCCCTCTTTCCGTAGTTCGCCGGACGATATCGACGTGAAGCGATTGATGCGCTGCACATGATCGTCGATGCTGCGATAGGAAAAATGCTGCAAATGATTTCGCAAACGACGGGTCTTGCCGTCGACGATAATTTTTTCATGGGGATCGCTGCCGCCCCAGGTCGCCCGCTCGCGGCGAAACAAACGGATATCGTAATCGGGATACCAACCGCCGCGCCACCACCAGCGGCCGAGATAATAAACCAAGCGCGGCACGGCATAAGCGGCATACTGAGCATCGTCCCGCGCCACCGCGTCGATCAGCTCCCGTCGCAGCTCGGGCGTGACGCGCTCGTCGGCATCCACCAACAAGACCCAATCGCCGGTGGCGAGAGAATGAGCGTAAGCCTTTTGTTCGCGATAGCCGGCCCATGGGCGTTGAAAAAAGCGTTCGGTATAACGCCGGCAAATCTCCGGCGTGCTGTCCGTGCTGAAGGAATCCACCACGACGATCTCATCGCACCAGCGCAAGCTTTCCAGACAATCGGCGATACGATCCTGCTCGTTGAAGCAGACCACGATCGCCGACACTTTCGGCCGAGGGTTGAGTTTTTCACTCACCATGGAATTCGCGGGAGGCCCGATTAAGATTGGGTCGATGGCTTAAACTTTTCCAGCAGCATCGCCCGGTAATGAAAGACCCGCCCTTTGGCGCGATATTGTTTCCGCTCATGCCCCTTGAGCGAATACCAACCGAACGATATCGCCGACCGCAGCAGGTTCGGCAGAATCGAAGCGAGAGATTGTCGCTTGTACAACAGACGGCTGCGCCCCTGCTGCTCATGGCGCAGGCGAAAATAAGCTTCGCTCAACCGGCTCCAATCGACTTCGTGATAAACCCCGGCGTCGTGCCGGTAGCCGATTTTTCCGCCCGCGGCAAGTATGCGTTGAGCGAACTCGACGTCCTCGGACATACCCGACTGGCCGGGACCGAGACGTTCGTCGAATAAACCGACGCGGTCAAAGACTTCGCGTCGAATCGCCATATTGGCGCCGGTCAGAGATTTTATCTCTTTCGTGGTTGACGGATAATTTACGAAATGAATGGTGCGAAAACGTTTCTGCGCGCGGCGGAAGGCGTCGTTGTTCTGCATTTCCAGCGGCACCCAAATCGGTCCTTGCATCGCGTCGAATGAATCGGTGCGAAAAAACTCGACAGCCGCTTTCAACCACTCCGGCGTCACTTCGACATCGTCGTCGAAAAATACGACCACCTGCCCACGCGCTTGCTTCACCGCGGCATTAGCGGCCTTACACTTTCCCGGCGCCGCCACGCGGATCACCCGCAAACGCCCATCGCTTTGAAAGCCGACGACGATCTCGTCAACGCCGCGCGCAGCCTTATCGTCCGGCGCATTGTTCGCCACCAGCACTTCATATTCGACGCCGCTCTGATGAAAATGGGTCGCGATGCTGGCCAATAATCGGCGCAGCGAATCGCAGCGTCCCACCGTCGGAATGATGATGCTAAAGTCCATTGGGCACATTTAATCTCCAGATGTCGGCAAAATTCACTGCGCCGCCCCCGCGCGCCGATTGGCGCGCGCCCGATACTTCCCGACTAAATAGCCGGCACACTTAAGCACGCGGCCCTCAGTTTTATAAGCCTTCTGCGTCAAGCCCAGGGCTCGATAGCACAACCAACGCAAACAGTTGGCAAACAAATTCGGCAAAACGCTAAATGCGATAGAATCGCGCCGATACAGACTTCGACTCAGTCCCTTGCGAAACTCCATGTCGCGGTTGTAAGCGCGGCCGTAACGATTGGGATTGAGCTCGTGGTATCCGATGGCGTCTGGAATGTAGCCAATCTTGAAACCCGCCTGCCGCATGCGGATAGAAAATTCCGTGTCCTCGCTAAAACCCGCGGCACCGGGCCCCAAGCGCTCGTCGAAGCCGCCGATGGTTTCGAGCACGCCGCGCTTAAAGGACATGTTGGTGCCGATCACGCCGCGGATCGCCTTGCGGTCGTGGCCATGGTCGATGATCGGAATGTTGTACTCGCGCAGCCGCTGCGGATCGGCGCTACGGCCATCGGGATCTTTACCCGGCAACACCCGGCCTTGGATCGCCGCGAAATCGGTTTGCTCGTGTGCTTCGATATGCTTGGCGATACAATTCGGATCGACGATCACGTCATCATCGATAATCATCAGCAAATCACCGCGCGCTTCGGTCAGCGCACGATTGAGCGCCCGGGATTTGCCGGGCGCCGCCTCCTCGAACACGCGAAGTGAAGTTTGCGAGCTTTTTGCCGCGCGCGCCTTCAACATCTCGGCCGTATTGTCCGTGGACGCATTGTTGATGACGATGAATTCGACGGCGATCCCGGGCGCAAGTTTGATGCCGTTCAAACTTTCCAGCAGTGCAGCCAGACTCTGCGAGCGGTTTCGCGTCGGAATGATCACGCTAATCAACATGATTCTTTACTTCGAGCGCGGCATAAAAGAATAAAACCAGTAAAATAAAGTCGGAATACGCGGCTGTAACTGAAAGCTCCGGGATAACCAAGCTCGGCTCTGCGCTGGCGCGCCTCGCTGAATCAAGGTGCGGCCCCTCCGCGCCATCGATTTCGCCAAGCGCGTTTTGCCTTTACGCGCCGACCAGCCGTTGTCAATAAACGCCGCAGCTTCCCCTGGCCTCGAACTGCCGCCATCGTCCGCGATCGGCTGAGCCGAAAAAA is a window encoding:
- a CDS encoding glycosyltransferase family 2 protein produces the protein MVSEKLNPRPKVSAIVVCFNEQDRIADCLESLRWCDEIVVVDSFSTDSTPEICRRYTERFFQRPWAGYREQKAYAHSLATGDWVLLVDADERVTPELRRELIDAVARDDAQYAAYAVPRLVYYLGRWWWRGGWYPDYDIRLFRRERATWGGSDPHEKIIVDGKTRRLRNHLQHFSYRSIDDHVQRINRFTSISSGELRKEGARWRLSDALLRPAVRFFRSYILKRGFLEGFGGFYVALTAAVYVFLKYAKLWELELEEKKKIERERP
- a CDS encoding guanylate kinase yields the protein MKAPARPLAHRQGIIFILSAPSGAGKTTLYNGLRQIYPEISLSVSCTTRAPRRGEIRGRDYRFISERQFDGLKRRGEFAESAQVHDYFYGTPKKPLDQAVKAGRDILLDIDVQGAREIKRRYPDAVAVFVLPPSMAELKRRLSARGTDDKKIIQRRLANARGEIGELIKYDYYVVNRQVGEAVKTLSAIVVAERARTSRSRNWRLAPLRGSPEAG
- a CDS encoding glycosyltransferase, coding for MCPMDFSIIIPTVGRCDSLRRLLASIATHFHQSGVEYEVLVANNAPDDKAARGVDEIVVGFQSDGRLRVIRVAAPGKCKAANAAVKQARGQVVVFFDDDVEVTPEWLKAAVEFFRTDSFDAMQGPIWVPLEMQNNDAFRRAQKRFRTIHFVNYPSTTKEIKSLTGANMAIRREVFDRVGLFDERLGPGQSGMSEDVEFAQRILAAGGKIGYRHDAGVYHEVDWSRLSEAYFRLRHEQQGRSRLLYKRQSLASILPNLLRSAISFGWYSLKGHERKQYRAKGRVFHYRAMLLEKFKPSTQS
- the rpmB gene encoding 50S ribosomal protein L28 yields the protein MARICRICGKGRSTGLKVSHANNKTKRSWKPNLQRVHGNFDGQIKRLLVCTDCIHSGRVKKVA
- a CDS encoding glycosyltransferase family 1 protein encodes the protein MSASGHKRALKILHIDPERNWGGGEAQVLGLLKYLAAQGGHRNELVGHPNGKLFAACETLDVSRHGAVIRNDLDLRCIPKLRRLIRLGGFDIVHFHTKRAHALALWLPRGPRYVVTRRMDYPEARNWYTHCLYNKRVDGVVAISQNIAELLIAAGVNPQKIRTITSGIDVDKFALGRRTIQRTADEIVVGSMGVLEERKGHRFLLEAAAQLKTRGMNLQYRIAGDGAERQSLERLAAELGIADQVRFAGFVTDTAAFFAAIDLFVMPSLFEGLGVAVLEAMAAGKPVIATRVGGLVESVLDGVTGLLVEPKDASRLADAIERIVGDPELALTLGCKGAERARQHYTLEQMARRNEAYYYELLDGSGSDQTETR
- the rfaE2 gene encoding D-glycero-beta-D-manno-heptose 1-phosphate adenylyltransferase; amino-acid sequence: MSAKLKSLEELSTIAAQARRDGKSVVFTNGCFDILHRGHVHTLREARALGDLLIVALNSDRSVKAIKGPRRPILSQIDRIELIGAMEMVDYVVLFDEPNPYKLIVAIKPKVLAKGGDWSADKVIGADVIEQAGGRVELIPYLKGFSTSGIIERILKENG
- a CDS encoding glycosyltransferase family 2 protein, coding for MLISVIIPTRNRSQSLAALLESLNGIKLAPGIAVEFIVINNASTDNTAEMLKARAAKSSQTSLRVFEEAAPGKSRALNRALTEARGDLLMIIDDDVIVDPNCIAKHIEAHEQTDFAAIQGRVLPGKDPDGRSADPQRLREYNIPIIDHGHDRKAIRGVIGTNMSFKRGVLETIGGFDERLGPGAAGFSEDTEFSIRMRQAGFKIGYIPDAIGYHELNPNRYGRAYNRDMEFRKGLSRSLYRRDSIAFSVLPNLFANCLRWLCYRALGLTQKAYKTEGRVLKCAGYLVGKYRARANRRAGAAQ
- the rfaE1 gene encoding D-glycero-beta-D-manno-heptose-7-phosphate kinase: MSESLLSIVEKFSRTHLLVIGDLMLDRFIRGEVERISPEAPVPVLRVASEDSRLGGAANVIHNVRSLGGRVAACGIVGRDNAGKRIVAALHDVNASTSGVVVDANYHTIQKTRVIASPHQQQIVRLDRESRQAVAPATLRKLRERIVARLDDFDAVVLSDYGKGVIHNELLDAIAVRAKAKKIICVIDPKKENYQHYRFATLVTPNKSEASEASAIAIDDQASLLTAGAKLVRKWQAQAVLITRGADGMSLFRPRVKVKHFPTAPRDVFEVTGAGDTVVAVCALALASGASYEQAAVLANLAAGFVGDEVGTVAVPAENLKRSIIKERL
- a CDS encoding bifunctional (p)ppGpp synthetase/guanosine-3',5'-bis(diphosphate) 3'-pyrophosphohydrolase, with product MKDSKITDLVDKVQAYYPGADVQLIHSAYEFSAKVHQGQMRLSGEPYLNHPMAVAGIIAELKLDVPSVVGALLHDTVEDTLATLDEIKSLFGKEVAALVDGVTKLGRPSFTSHEEKQAENFRKMLLAMGKDVRVILIKLADRVHNMRTLDHLPRYKQIITAQETLDIYAPLSHRLGIAWIKTELEDLALKHLHPEIYYQLKRNVAKKNIDRKKYIDEVSTIITKKLEGEGIEAEVSGRPKHFYSIYQKMESQDLLYDQIYDLVGFRILVDTARECYETLGVVHEQWRPVPGRFKDYIALPKPNMYQSLHTSVIGPYGERIEIQIRSHDMHRVAEEGIAAHWRYKDGEDFQIGDFSRFAWLRQLLEWQENLNDPQEFLHSLKEDLFSTSMYVFTPKGDLLNFSKGATVIDFAYRIHSEVGQRCSGARINGQVVSLRYILRSGDTVEIITTAQQTPARDWLKWVKTPRAKSKIRNWLKAQQRERSVLLGREMLESDLHHYQLDCASLRADGKFDGLLKDLGVKDEEALFAALGYGRLTTRNVLAILLPADKLEATVSKKADGSLQSLFRLVSKQQRGLGIRVKGVDDVLVRLALCCHPLPGEQIVGFITRGRGVTVHTVGCPTVLESDPHRKIEVHWEVNIQAPRPVKIEVSCIDKPGLLAAISAAITSAEANIVRAQIRTFSAHRAVNTFEVMIKNSEHLKEVLLNISKVKGVYKAVRGRGRSGIKVEADQAPKEELH
- a CDS encoding YicC family protein, giving the protein MKSMTGYGEASQNIKGAKVTVQIRSVNHRHLDLQVRAPRELLSVEEEIRKVVREKISRGRIDLFVNRYAAKGQSRKLEMDEALVGQYIAGVSQLKKKFKLAGEIGVSLLSTIPELFQLREVEVNVAEERLAVLKALGGALKKLEQSREREGAHLRADMESQIDELRKVAVQIEARAAENGIRPQKNADAHDDRSLAENSGVMFKGDINEEIVRLKTHVVALAKVVREREPVGKRIDFMLQEVNRELNTISSKVAYMPVTQLVLKGKERVEKVREQTQNVE